The Streptomyces sp. NBC_01275 genome has a segment encoding these proteins:
- a CDS encoding FHA domain-containing protein, with product MSTPRYVDKGLADDGDLFEFDDMEEAAGEGEEREEREEGEREAAPTPAPPAPPPPSHPCWSCREPVPAGSPTCPECLESTRHVRLISPEASIDRRFGTGPPLQLGRDPVWAQAVAVELSGDKGKGVSRRHANVELTPDGTVWLTEHPGGTTNGTYVNGVQIGRGARIALRDGDVVGLGRHFAFTVLTVEPDA from the coding sequence GTGAGCACGCCACGCTATGTGGACAAGGGGCTCGCGGACGACGGGGACCTGTTCGAGTTCGACGACATGGAGGAGGCGGCGGGAGAGGGGGAAGAGAGAGAAGAGCGGGAAGAGGGCGAACGGGAGGCAGCGCCGACCCCGGCCCCTCCTGCGCCCCCTCCCCCGTCCCACCCCTGCTGGTCCTGCCGCGAGCCCGTGCCGGCCGGGTCGCCGACCTGCCCCGAGTGCCTGGAGTCGACCCGGCACGTACGGCTGATCAGCCCCGAGGCGTCGATCGACCGCCGGTTCGGCACCGGCCCACCGCTCCAGCTGGGCCGCGATCCGGTGTGGGCGCAGGCCGTGGCGGTCGAGCTCTCCGGCGACAAGGGCAAGGGGGTCTCGCGCCGCCACGCGAACGTCGAGTTGACGCCCGACGGCACGGTGTGGCTGACGGAGCACCCCGGCGGCACGACGAACGGCACGTACGTCAACGGCGTGCAGATCGGGCGGGGCGCCCGGATCGCCCTGCGCGACGGAGACGTCGTAGGGCTCGGCCGGCACTTCGCTTTCACGGTGCTGACGGTCGAGCCCGACGCGTAG
- a CDS encoding RES family NAD+ phosphorylase: protein MTRQLPPEVAMAPRATVLPAGTALWRCHRSGYPATGFKRVEAHTLFGGSRFDCTADDPYPYLYATLEPTTALAEVLLRSMDFDPMLGSRLVPWAQASRYTLAKIVTTVDLTLVSLRAEEDLAAVCQDSWLLDSEPDDYPRTRYWAQELRRQAKDAQGLLWQSRRHRPRGALVLFGDRCGDEPFASGTADTAVSHDLATPAGRDEANRLLAPLRAAIMPRQD, encoded by the coding sequence ATGACGCGGCAGCTCCCCCCGGAGGTCGCCATGGCGCCCCGGGCCACGGTCCTCCCGGCCGGTACCGCGCTGTGGCGCTGTCACCGCAGCGGCTACCCGGCGACCGGCTTCAAGAGGGTCGAGGCGCACACCCTGTTCGGCGGCAGCCGCTTCGACTGCACGGCCGACGACCCGTACCCCTACCTCTACGCCACCCTCGAACCCACCACGGCCCTGGCCGAGGTGCTGCTCAGGTCCATGGACTTCGACCCGATGCTGGGCAGCAGGCTCGTGCCGTGGGCGCAGGCGAGCCGGTACACGCTGGCGAAGATCGTCACCACGGTCGATCTGACGCTCGTCTCGCTGCGGGCCGAGGAGGATCTGGCGGCCGTGTGCCAGGACAGCTGGCTGCTCGACTCCGAACCCGACGACTACCCGCGGACCCGCTACTGGGCGCAGGAGCTGCGGCGGCAGGCGAAGGACGCGCAGGGGCTGCTCTGGCAGTCGCGTCGGCACCGGCCGCGTGGGGCGCTGGTGCTGTTCGGGGACCGCTGCGGCGACGAGCCGTTCGCGAGCGGTACGGCGGATACGGCGGTCAGCCACGACCTCGCCACGCCCGCGGGCCGGGACGAGGCGAACCGGCTGCTGGCCCCGCTGCGCGCCGCGATCATGCCCCGGCAGGACTGA
- a CDS encoding AAA family ATPase — translation MTSNLDSLRVTRTTQPPFAAELVHTLSVHSQYVLHGNIRDDYVVADDLTDGSRRFRALGLEDLLWEPLQRAGYNSLLRYDAVAGFSVVHSSDEDGMSTLLQRHTRKLPGRSEEPDTEQMARVLESFARGWVGERPGPGQDNPRYEDYQQPLPAALIVDYASRIPTQVNQLSDEERTFFLRCLKIAEEARPFVRPKSGRALFNPVIWLADGERDLPAWLVTSGVRVRSIGVPTPDLGQRRRMARLLADQAGVPGPATRLDVGPLVNRDVREDPTGEEVERFARAATGLTLRAMRESMRLARASKITFDRMEQAVRIYELGVSRNPWTGGAVADSIRDGEAAISGRVLGQEKAVTQTLDVLKRAALGLSGAQASAASVHRPRGVLFFAGPTGTGKTELAKAVATTLFGSEDACLRFDMSEFSAPHSADRLVGAPPGYVGYEAGGELTRAVREDPFRVVLFDEIEKADRGVLDKFLQVLEDGRLTDGQGVTTYFSECVLIFTSNLGVHGPSGPDGRPLAAPTDDGRLPETPEERAAFEQEILGNVRHHFEHTLKRPELLNRLGGNVVVFQYIDETTAQLIFQGQLNNIIGHMKRQSGLRLRVLPEAEKALADACTADLRNGGRGIGMKLETHLINPLARGVFDLGALGEGTVVTVSKVTIHGDGGVELALHASAEATDGAVPLQKGAAW, via the coding sequence TTGACCAGTAACCTCGACTCGCTGCGCGTGACCCGGACCACCCAGCCGCCCTTCGCGGCCGAGCTGGTCCACACCCTCAGCGTCCACTCCCAGTACGTGCTGCACGGCAACATCCGCGACGACTACGTGGTCGCCGACGACCTCACCGACGGCAGCCGCCGCTTCCGGGCCCTGGGCCTGGAGGACCTGCTGTGGGAGCCGTTGCAGCGCGCCGGGTACAACAGCCTGCTGCGCTACGACGCGGTGGCGGGCTTCAGCGTCGTGCACAGCAGCGACGAGGACGGCATGAGCACGCTGCTGCAGCGCCACACCCGGAAGCTGCCGGGCCGTTCCGAGGAGCCGGACACCGAGCAGATGGCCCGGGTCCTGGAGTCGTTCGCCCGCGGCTGGGTCGGCGAGCGGCCCGGCCCGGGGCAGGACAACCCGCGCTACGAGGACTACCAGCAGCCGCTGCCCGCCGCCCTGATCGTCGACTACGCCTCGCGGATCCCCACGCAGGTCAACCAGCTCAGCGACGAGGAGCGGACGTTCTTCCTGCGCTGTCTGAAGATCGCCGAGGAGGCGCGGCCCTTCGTCCGCCCCAAGTCGGGCCGAGCCCTGTTCAACCCGGTCATCTGGCTCGCGGACGGCGAACGGGACCTGCCCGCCTGGCTGGTCACGAGCGGCGTACGGGTGCGCAGCATCGGCGTTCCCACGCCGGACCTCGGCCAGCGCCGCCGGATGGCCAGGCTGCTCGCCGACCAGGCCGGCGTGCCCGGCCCCGCCACCCGGCTGGACGTGGGCCCGCTGGTGAACCGGGACGTCCGGGAGGATCCGACGGGCGAGGAGGTCGAGCGGTTCGCCCGGGCGGCCACCGGGCTCACTCTGCGCGCCATGCGGGAGAGCATGCGGCTGGCCCGCGCTTCGAAGATCACCTTCGACCGGATGGAACAGGCCGTGCGGATCTACGAGTTGGGCGTCAGCCGCAACCCGTGGACGGGCGGCGCGGTGGCCGACAGCATCCGGGACGGCGAGGCCGCCATCAGCGGCCGGGTGCTGGGCCAGGAGAAGGCGGTGACCCAGACCCTGGACGTGCTGAAGCGGGCCGCGCTGGGGCTGTCCGGCGCGCAGGCGTCCGCGGCCTCCGTGCACCGGCCCCGCGGTGTGCTGTTCTTCGCCGGACCGACCGGCACCGGCAAGACGGAGCTGGCGAAGGCGGTGGCCACCACCCTGTTCGGCTCGGAGGACGCCTGTCTGCGCTTCGACATGAGCGAGTTCTCGGCCCCCCACTCGGCAGACCGGCTGGTGGGCGCCCCGCCCGGCTACGTCGGCTACGAGGCGGGCGGCGAGCTGACCCGCGCGGTGCGCGAGGACCCGTTCCGGGTGGTGCTCTTCGACGAGATCGAGAAGGCGGACCGGGGCGTCCTCGACAAGTTCCTCCAGGTCCTGGAGGACGGCCGGCTGACGGACGGCCAGGGCGTGACGACGTACTTCAGCGAGTGCGTCCTCATCTTCACCTCCAACCTGGGCGTCCACGGCCCCTCGGGCCCGGACGGCCGCCCCCTGGCCGCGCCCACCGACGACGGCCGACTGCCCGAGACGCCCGAGGAGCGGGCCGCGTTCGAGCAGGAGATCCTGGGCAACGTACGCCACCACTTCGAGCACACCCTGAAGCGGCCCGAGCTGCTGAACCGGCTCGGCGGCAACGTCGTCGTCTTCCAGTACATCGACGAGACGACCGCCCAGCTCATCTTCCAAGGACAGCTGAACAACATCATCGGCCACATGAAACGCCAGAGCGGTCTACGGCTGCGGGTGCTGCCCGAGGCCGAGAAGGCCCTCGCCGACGCCTGCACCGCGGACCTGCGCAACGGCGGCCGGGGCATCGGCATGAAACTGGAGACCCACCTCATCAACCCGCTGGCCCGCGGGGTGTTCGACCTCGGCGCCCTGGGCGAGGGCACGGTGGTCACCGTCTCGAAGGTCACGATCCACGGGGACGGCGGGGTCGAACTGGCACTCCACGCGTCGGCCGAGGCGACCGACGGGGCGGTGCCCCTGCAGAAGGGGGCTGCCTGGTGA